The Sporocytophaga myxococcoides genome contains a region encoding:
- a CDS encoding OmpA family protein — protein MKLNVRFFLILVMSLGLIVRAKSQDISGDLREGQRLLRQEHYRNALPFFEKVLTKEPKNTKALFGAAVCYLHRYSKEKALTYIEKVYALDSTVDKHIHFWMGRVYHQNYMFDKALEQYSIYQSNLSKKDLRQKDLVKYINQVHTAKEFVKNNQNYLVSNLGPVINSSYSEHSPVTSMDDKLLLFTSRRSNESSKEDLDGEPFEDIFQSIKLDEGKWSEPQKIQLNSGGHDASIQLFDNDTKLLVYKFTKGGDIYYTERNGDKWGDLKPFVGINSRDFEADAFISADGQTAYFATNHYKRNGDLDIYYVKKKADGTWGEATELKGGINSDEDEDAPFVTPDGKTLYFSSRGHKNMGGYDVFKSVLGDSGKWSEPENMGYPINTPDDDVYFYLSSISKKSYISSYREGGYGEKDIYEISPIPSVKINGNVTEDRTGKKVNNLQILFVSTRNTTKPVNEIAITQDGRYSATLTAYNSYRIKLVDGKDTLLTQELDIPFTADESMVLTRDFVIPFIQKDSGVAIILPEKFYSGKFLLRDIHYEKGKSALSTLNQKELDKAAEILKKNPEAKLKLKGSVESNENPTLAQERSKSVSEYLKGKGVSTKQLEVVDGFTDGSIVALESNFKGTPTMEFDKSIINSAAVGASFILRNVHFETAKWDLNEVSRNELDLLISILKENPTLNIEIGGYTDNLGEDAANQILSEKRAKSVEEYLLSNGINKSHLSVVGYGEANPLAPNDTEQGRVLNRRTEIRILGKL, from the coding sequence ATGAAGTTGAATGTCAGATTTTTTTTAATTCTGGTGATGTCTTTAGGACTTATAGTTCGGGCAAAAAGTCAGGATATTTCAGGTGATTTAAGGGAAGGGCAGCGTCTGTTGAGACAGGAACATTATAGAAATGCTCTGCCTTTTTTTGAAAAGGTTTTAACTAAAGAACCTAAAAATACGAAAGCATTGTTTGGCGCAGCTGTTTGTTATCTTCACAGGTATTCCAAAGAAAAAGCACTGACATATATTGAAAAGGTTTATGCCCTGGATTCTACAGTAGATAAACATATTCATTTCTGGATGGGAAGAGTCTATCATCAAAATTATATGTTTGATAAGGCTCTTGAACAATATAGTATCTATCAATCCAATCTATCCAAAAAGGATTTACGTCAGAAAGACCTGGTAAAATATATCAACCAGGTACATACAGCAAAAGAATTTGTTAAGAATAATCAGAATTATCTGGTCTCTAATCTTGGGCCTGTCATCAATAGCTCTTATTCAGAGCACAGTCCTGTAACCTCTATGGATGACAAATTACTTTTATTTACTTCCAGAAGGTCAAATGAATCAAGTAAAGAAGATCTGGATGGTGAGCCTTTTGAAGATATCTTCCAGTCAATAAAACTGGACGAAGGTAAATGGTCTGAACCTCAGAAGATACAGCTGAACTCAGGTGGACACGATGCTTCCATTCAGCTGTTTGATAATGATACTAAGCTGCTTGTATATAAATTTACAAAAGGCGGAGATATTTATTATACTGAAAGAAATGGAGACAAATGGGGAGATCTAAAGCCTTTTGTCGGCATTAATTCCAGAGATTTTGAAGCAGATGCATTCATTTCTGCAGATGGTCAAACTGCATACTTTGCCACCAATCACTACAAAAGAAATGGAGATCTTGATATCTATTATGTAAAGAAGAAAGCTGACGGAACATGGGGAGAGGCTACAGAGCTTAAAGGCGGTATCAATAGTGATGAAGACGAAGATGCACCGTTTGTAACTCCGGATGGCAAGACTCTTTATTTTAGTTCAAGAGGGCATAAAAATATGGGAGGTTATGATGTCTTCAAATCTGTACTTGGTGATAGCGGCAAATGGTCAGAACCTGAAAATATGGGCTATCCCATCAATACACCGGATGATGATGTATACTTCTACCTTTCTTCAATATCCAAGAAATCATATATTTCTTCGTACCGGGAAGGCGGTTACGGAGAAAAAGACATCTATGAAATTTCACCTATTCCATCAGTAAAAATCAATGGGAATGTAACAGAAGATCGCACTGGTAAAAAAGTAAATAATCTTCAGATTTTATTTGTCTCCACAAGAAATACCACCAAGCCTGTAAATGAAATTGCAATTACACAGGATGGAAGATATTCGGCAACTCTTACAGCTTATAATTCTTACAGGATAAAACTTGTAGACGGGAAGGATACTTTGTTGACCCAGGAGCTGGACATTCCTTTTACTGCTGATGAAAGTATGGTATTAACAAGAGATTTCGTTATCCCATTTATTCAGAAAGATTCAGGTGTAGCAATCATATTGCCTGAAAAGTTTTACTCTGGAAAATTCCTGTTAAGAGATATTCATTATGAAAAAGGGAAATCAGCTTTAAGTACCTTAAATCAAAAAGAGCTCGACAAAGCGGCGGAGATTTTAAAGAAAAATCCGGAAGCAAAACTCAAGTTAAAAGGATCGGTAGAAAGCAATGAAAACCCTACGCTCGCACAGGAAAGAAGTAAAAGTGTTTCTGAATATTTAAAAGGAAAAGGGGTTTCAACTAAGCAGCTCGAGGTAGTTGATGGCTTTACAGATGGCAGTATTGTTGCTCTTGAAAGTAACTTTAAAGGCACACCTACAATGGAGTTTGATAAGAGCATTATCAATTCAGCAGCAGTGGGAGCGTCCTTTATTCTAAGGAATGTCCATTTCGAGACAGCTAAATGGGATTTAAATGAAGTGTCCAGAAATGAGCTCGATCTGTTGATCAGTATTTTAAAAGAGAATCCTACACTAAATATTGAAATAGGAGGTTATACGGACAATCTTGGAGAAGATGCTGCAAATCAGATTTTATCAGAGAAAAGAGCTAAGTCAGTTGAAGAATACCTTCTTAGTAATGGCATAAATAAAAGCCACTTATCTGTTGTTGGATATGGAGAGGCGAATCCTCTTGCACCAAATGATACAGAGCAGGGACGGGTATTGAACAGAAGGACAGAGATCAGGATTTTGGGTAAGTTATAA